One window from the genome of Anticarsia gemmatalis isolate Benzon Research Colony breed Stoneville strain chromosome 8, ilAntGemm2 primary, whole genome shotgun sequence encodes:
- the LOC142974684 gene encoding uncharacterized protein LOC142974684 isoform X1, translating into MCDMQKLPTREDASCEDESDMNFAAFSAVGSAGTHFVTTGGQLPVTKIQQNVSNNGNMPQVCVAMGEGGVQYVRTLDSGATLQAAPQLISVPIALPGAKPGDPQPTVQIQVLSPNHLIQAQQQPKYQMQIPIQGFQQGGAVLTVAYSPEANEAGGIQLVGQGGLGEGLQVLAALPQEMQLVQQTQDKDQMSNMHQVFITPNQQIIINSPDGKNLNNNTTSDNNNTGIGDIIIKEECDENANDDESSQGTEAGETVQWQLNGNQQDLAKYLSQLPPQQTQQLPASLQQFLRLNPTDVKKEVTIELMEEDTAAEEKKEEPVAEAVVEEDGTVWIQSKKKKKYKKKPPKPARPKPGQVVIATALDGSPIWCCPECNMAYPEKEQLEVHLLGHNIERRFICGICGAGLKRKEHLERHKLGHNPERPYVCGVCRKGFKRREHLNLHTVIHSGVKTEMCTQCGKGFYRKDHLRKHTRSHESKRARFEATQETPPPAVQPAQPATQGNTILPEITIHIPTSSNSQVPVQINIPQHVVSSLAAAQASTTHSQAHSDPHSLDALLAHHT; encoded by the exons ATGTGCGACATGCAGAAGTTGCCCACCAGAGAAGATGCCTCTTG tgagGACGAGTCAGATATGAATTTTGCTGCATTCTCAGCGGTTGGCTCGGCTGGCACTCACTTTGTGACCACCGGTGGCCAGCTACCAGTCACTAAGATACAGCAGAATGTATCTAACAATGGAAATATGCCACAG GTGTGTGTTGCGATGGGTGAGGGCGGGGTGCAGTACGTGCGGACGCTGGACAGCGGCGCCACGCTGCAGGCCGCGCCACAACTCATCTCCGTGCCCATAGCGCTGCCTGGCGCTAAACCAG GCGATCCTCAACCGACGGTGCAGATCCAGGTGCTGAGTCCAAACCACTTGATACAAGCTCAACAACAACCAAAGTATCAGATGCAAATACCTATACAAGGGTTCCAGCAAG GTGGTGCAGTGCTAACGGTCGCATACTCGCCCGAGGCGAACGAAGCCGGCGGCATTCAACTAGTCGGACAAGGCGGGCTCGGCGAAG GTCTGCAAGTGTTAGCGGCGTTACCACAAGAGATGCAGTTAGTTCAACAAACACAGGACAAAGATCAAATGTCTAATATGCACCAG GTGTTCATAACGCCGAATCaacagataataataaacagtCCGGACGGCAAGAATCTCAATAACAACACGACGTCTGACAACAACAACACTGGCATCGGCGACATTATCATCAAAGAAGAGTGCGATGAAAACGCTAATGATGAC GAGAGTTCTCAAGGCACGGAGGCTGGTGAAACAGTTCAGTGGCAGCTCAACGGTAACCAGCAAGACCTCGCCAAGTATCTCAGTCAGCTCCCGCCACAG CAAACTCAGCAGCTGCCGGCATCACTGCAGCAGTTCTTACGGCTGAACCCCACTGATGTTAAGAAAGAGGTCACCATCGAGCTGATGGAGGAAGACACCGCGGCCGAGGAGAAGAAAGAAGAGCCTGTTGCTGAAGCTGTCGTCGAAGAAG ACGGCACAGTGTGGATACAaagtaaaaagaagaaaaaatacaagaaGAAGCCGCCGAAGCCAGCGCGGCCGAAGCCCGGGCAGGTGGTGATCGCCACCGCGCTGGACGGCTCGCCCATCTGGTGCTGTCCCGAGTGTAACATGGCCTATCCCGAGAAGGAGCAGCTCGAGGTCCATCTGCTCGGGCACAATATTGAGAGGCGGTTTATATGCGGCATTTGTGGGGCTGG ACTGAAGCGCAAGGAGCACCTGGAGCGGCACAAGCTGGGCCACAACCCGGAGCGACCCTACGTCTGTGGCGTGTGCCGCAAGGGGTTCAAGCGGCGCGAGCACCTCAACCTGCACACCGTCATACACTCCGGCGTCAAGACCGAGATGTGCACGCAGTGCGGGAAAG GTTTCTACCGCAAGGACCACCTGCGCAAGCACACGCGCTCGCACGAGAGCAAGCGCGCGCGGTTCGAGGCCACGCAGGAGACCCCGCCGCCCGCCGTGCAGCCCGCGCAGCCCGCCACACAGGGCAACACTATACTGCCTGAGATTACTATACAC ATACCAACGAGCTCCAACTCGCAAGTGCCGGTTCAGATCAACATCCCGCAGCACGTGGTGTCGTCGCTGGCCGCGGCGCAGGCGAGCACCACCCACAGCCAGGCTCACAGCGACCCGCACTCGCTCGACGCGCTGCTCGCACACCACACGTGA
- the LOC142974686 gene encoding uncharacterized protein LOC142974686 has translation MTFGINTNLNWNTCIGSNGNYFNTMTENRKRSREDDSCEFMPLSKRINNLHINNNLISTPITQTQDPSQINGITSENGISSPSSSSGSERRPSYDPGMSSSQSSYYYDNKLLFELHLERIQRCGQQFPY, from the exons ATGACTTTTGGAATAAACACCAATCTGAATTGGAATACTTGTATCGGTAGTAATGGAAATTACTTCAATACTATGACagaaaatag GAAAAGATCCAGGGAAGACGACTCTTGTGAATTCATGCCATTGTCAAAGAGGATTAACAATTTGCATATAAACAACAATTTGATTAGCACGCCTATCACTCAAACTCAAGATCCTAGTCAAATTAATGGAATTACTTCGGAGAATGGAATCTCATCACCCAGTTCGTCGTCAGGATCTGAACGTAGACCTAGCTATGATCCAGGAATGTCATCTTCGCAGAgtagttattattatgataataagttattattcgAACTGCATTTAGAGAGAATACAGAGATGTGGGCAACAATTTCCATATTAG
- the LOC142974684 gene encoding uncharacterized protein LOC142974684 isoform X2 yields the protein MNFAAFSAVGSAGTHFVTTGGQLPVTKIQQNVSNNGNMPQVCVAMGEGGVQYVRTLDSGATLQAAPQLISVPIALPGAKPGDPQPTVQIQVLSPNHLIQAQQQPKYQMQIPIQGFQQGGAVLTVAYSPEANEAGGIQLVGQGGLGEGLQVLAALPQEMQLVQQTQDKDQMSNMHQVFITPNQQIIINSPDGKNLNNNTTSDNNNTGIGDIIIKEECDENANDDESSQGTEAGETVQWQLNGNQQDLAKYLSQLPPQQTQQLPASLQQFLRLNPTDVKKEVTIELMEEDTAAEEKKEEPVAEAVVEEDGTVWIQSKKKKKYKKKPPKPARPKPGQVVIATALDGSPIWCCPECNMAYPEKEQLEVHLLGHNIERRFICGICGAGLKRKEHLERHKLGHNPERPYVCGVCRKGFKRREHLNLHTVIHSGVKTEMCTQCGKGFYRKDHLRKHTRSHESKRARFEATQETPPPAVQPAQPATQGNTILPEITIHIPTSSNSQVPVQINIPQHVVSSLAAAQASTTHSQAHSDPHSLDALLAHHT from the exons ATGAATTTTGCTGCATTCTCAGCGGTTGGCTCGGCTGGCACTCACTTTGTGACCACCGGTGGCCAGCTACCAGTCACTAAGATACAGCAGAATGTATCTAACAATGGAAATATGCCACAG GTGTGTGTTGCGATGGGTGAGGGCGGGGTGCAGTACGTGCGGACGCTGGACAGCGGCGCCACGCTGCAGGCCGCGCCACAACTCATCTCCGTGCCCATAGCGCTGCCTGGCGCTAAACCAG GCGATCCTCAACCGACGGTGCAGATCCAGGTGCTGAGTCCAAACCACTTGATACAAGCTCAACAACAACCAAAGTATCAGATGCAAATACCTATACAAGGGTTCCAGCAAG GTGGTGCAGTGCTAACGGTCGCATACTCGCCCGAGGCGAACGAAGCCGGCGGCATTCAACTAGTCGGACAAGGCGGGCTCGGCGAAG GTCTGCAAGTGTTAGCGGCGTTACCACAAGAGATGCAGTTAGTTCAACAAACACAGGACAAAGATCAAATGTCTAATATGCACCAG GTGTTCATAACGCCGAATCaacagataataataaacagtCCGGACGGCAAGAATCTCAATAACAACACGACGTCTGACAACAACAACACTGGCATCGGCGACATTATCATCAAAGAAGAGTGCGATGAAAACGCTAATGATGAC GAGAGTTCTCAAGGCACGGAGGCTGGTGAAACAGTTCAGTGGCAGCTCAACGGTAACCAGCAAGACCTCGCCAAGTATCTCAGTCAGCTCCCGCCACAG CAAACTCAGCAGCTGCCGGCATCACTGCAGCAGTTCTTACGGCTGAACCCCACTGATGTTAAGAAAGAGGTCACCATCGAGCTGATGGAGGAAGACACCGCGGCCGAGGAGAAGAAAGAAGAGCCTGTTGCTGAAGCTGTCGTCGAAGAAG ACGGCACAGTGTGGATACAaagtaaaaagaagaaaaaatacaagaaGAAGCCGCCGAAGCCAGCGCGGCCGAAGCCCGGGCAGGTGGTGATCGCCACCGCGCTGGACGGCTCGCCCATCTGGTGCTGTCCCGAGTGTAACATGGCCTATCCCGAGAAGGAGCAGCTCGAGGTCCATCTGCTCGGGCACAATATTGAGAGGCGGTTTATATGCGGCATTTGTGGGGCTGG ACTGAAGCGCAAGGAGCACCTGGAGCGGCACAAGCTGGGCCACAACCCGGAGCGACCCTACGTCTGTGGCGTGTGCCGCAAGGGGTTCAAGCGGCGCGAGCACCTCAACCTGCACACCGTCATACACTCCGGCGTCAAGACCGAGATGTGCACGCAGTGCGGGAAAG GTTTCTACCGCAAGGACCACCTGCGCAAGCACACGCGCTCGCACGAGAGCAAGCGCGCGCGGTTCGAGGCCACGCAGGAGACCCCGCCGCCCGCCGTGCAGCCCGCGCAGCCCGCCACACAGGGCAACACTATACTGCCTGAGATTACTATACAC ATACCAACGAGCTCCAACTCGCAAGTGCCGGTTCAGATCAACATCCCGCAGCACGTGGTGTCGTCGCTGGCCGCGGCGCAGGCGAGCACCACCCACAGCCAGGCTCACAGCGACCCGCACTCGCTCGACGCGCTGCTCGCACACCACACGTGA